Genomic segment of Vibrio natriegens NBRC 15636 = ATCC 14048 = DSM 759:
CAGACATAGTGGTGTAGTTGTCACGCAGTACATCAAAATCACCAGCAACCAGTGCAAATAAGTATGCTGGTTTCGGGTGTGGGTCCTGCCATTGTACCCAGTGGCGGCCATTTTCTGCGTCACCTTCTGCAATACGGTTACCGTTGCTCAGCAAGTAAGGGTATGTCCCTTTATCGGCAATCACTTTCGTCGTGTATTTTGCCAATACGTCTGGGCGATCCAGGTAATACGTGATGCGACGGAAACCTTCGGCTTCACACTGAGTACAGAAAGCACCACCAGATTTGTATAAACCTTCAAGTGCCGTATTCGCTTCAGGATCAATCTTAGTAATGATCTCAAGTTCAAATTCAGCTGGTAGATCAGAAAGAACCAGAGAGGCTTCTTTCACTTCATGATGAGCCCAGTCTTCTCCATTCACTTTGACAGAACGAAGCTCCAGCCCTTCGCCATCTAACTCCAATGTTGTGAGTTCACCTTTTTGAATGACTTTCGATACCGCAGTAACGATAGTGTCGTTATCGAATAGATCAAACGTGAGATCAATGTCGGTAATAATATGAGATGGCGCTTGATAATCTTTACGATATTTAGCTTGAGGAGCTTGGGACATGTCCATAAATCCTTGTCTGTCGAAGAATAAAAAACCACTTCTTTAATGACTAAAACATCGAAGTGGTATCACTATATAAGCTATTAGTAGTGCTTGTGGTATCAAAATACAAGCCTTTACACCAAAAAATAGAGCTAATAGTGTACTAGCTCTACTTTATGGTTAACATTTATACAACATTACTTGCATTCACTAGGCTTACATCACGGTGAAGAATTATAGATAGTTGTTATTGTGTAACTCTATTTAAAACCGCGTACATATCACCATTTGAGTCTTCTATCGTCAATTCGTTTTTGTTGAGTTTATAAGTGGTTCCATGCTCGCCGTTTTCATACAAAAGAACTAGGTACTCATCCTCGGTATAAAAGACACCCTGTTTCACTGATTCTTTCCCGGCCTCATTAGAAACGCGGAATAGAAAAACGAAGTCGGGTTGGAGAATCAAGTCCATGTGGCTGATCTTACTTGCGGCAAGGCCATCTCCAGAGACGTGAGAGCTAGACCAAATGCCTGCAAGCGCATTCGATAGACCCTTGGTGAAGGTGACACCATTGAGATCAAGCGTGTTGTGGTTATTCCGGTACGCATAGATTTGGGGCTCATCCGTATTCAGGCCAAGAACAATCGTATCTTCGTTGACATTGTACATCCCTTCCCAATGATCAACAGAATAGTCCTTTTTCTGGATATCAATGGAGAACATATAGTCAGAACCCAAAGACAGTTTGATGGCGCGAAAGTTTTCCGCAGACTCTCCTGAATTCTGATTCAGCAAATACCAATCCCCGATTAAAAACGGGGTGTCAAAGTGACTTAATTCTTCTTCACGAGCGTTGTCGGCGCTGTACGCGCTAAAGCAAAAAAAACTAAGTAAAATAAAGAACCATTTCATATCGGCATCCTTATCGTTTTCTTTTAGCTTAGGCTTTAGTCATCTGTTTCGCGAAATATTTGAGATTCATCACGTAAATTGTTTGTACAAAAAAAGCGCATATTTATCTCAATATGGCTGGGAAATGAAGATAAAAAGATAGAAAAAAAGAGCGAGTCATAAGGACTCGCTCTTGTAGTATTGAATGTTTAGTCGTTATGACTGATCAGTTGGTTTCAACATATCAATCATAATTGAGACAGATTCATCGAGATAAACGTCTGGGGCTTCGTAGTCTTTAGGCACATCATCTAACGACTTAAATGCCTTTTTGCCTAGTAATGCCTGACGTTCATTAATGCGCTCCAGACGAAGCTTGTCTTCAGAGTCTTGCTCCGCTTTGCGCACTTTTTCATTGAGCGACAAAAAGTTGTTGTCTTTATCTTGACGATATTTCTCAATGTCTTCGTTGATGAATCGGAATTCCATTTCATCCGCGATGCGCTTGTTATGCAGCTTTGTCAAACTCGCTACCAACGTATCGTTGTCCGGATACATTGTGTAACTCGCTTTATCGATGCTATCCCAAGGTAGCGCGTTCTCTTCGACACTTTCACCGGTTTCAGAAGCTTCGATTGGCGTTGGATAAGCAATATCCGGCGCTACCCCACGATTCTGAGTACTACCACCATCAATACGGTAGAACTTCTGAATTGTGTATTGAACATACCCTAGCTCTTTATCAAAAAGGTCATAGATATGGTTCAACGAGCGGTGCTGCTGGACAGTTCCCTTACCAAACGAGTTCTCACCAAGAATGATAGCGCGATTATAATCTTGCATCGCTGCGGCAAAGATTTCCGAAGCAGACGCACTATAACGGTTAATCAGCACCGTTAAAGGACCATCGTAACTGATTTGTCCATCAGTATCCGCATTGACCTTGATTCGACCATAGCTATCGCGAACTTGTACGACCGGGCCTTCTTTGATGAACAGTCCCGTCAGCGCCGTTGCTTCTGTTAAAGCACCGCCACCGTTGTTACGCAAGTCGACAATCACGCCGTCCACATTCTTGGTTTTAAATTCCGCCAGCAATTTGTCCGTATCGTTAGACAAACCGACGTAAAAACTCGGTACTTCCAAAACGCCAATTTTCTTGCCGTTCTTCTCGATCACTTCTGACTTAACAGCTCGGTCTTCCAAGCGTACTTTGTCTCGAACAATTGTGACAATGTAACTCTTGGCTCCAGCGCCTTCTGGCAATATCTGAAGGTTAACCTTGGTACCTTTTGGCCCTTTGATTAACTGAACCACATCGTCTAAACGCCAGCCAATAATGTCGACAATCTCTTCGCCATCTTGACCAACCCCAATAATGCGGTCACCTTCACCAAGCTGTTTGCTCTTTGAAGCTGGGCCGCCAACCACGAGTGAACGAATAACAGTGTAATCATCCGTCATTTGCAAAACGGCACCAATACCTTCCAGTGAAAGGTTCATTTCTGACTGGAACTGTTCTGCGTTGCGTGGAGAAAGGTAGCTAGTATGAGGATCGACTTGTCTTGCGAAGGCATTCATGTAGAGCTGGAATGCGTCTTCGTTATTGGTTTGAGTGATTCGCTTCATTGCGTTGTTATAACGCTTCTCTAAAACTTCTTTTATCTCTGGCCACTCTTTGCCAGTCAGTTTCAGATTGAGCGCGTCATACTTAACACGTTTTCGCCATAACTCATTAATTTCCGACTCATTTTTTGGCCATGCTGCTTCTGAACGATCAAGTTCGATCTGATCATCGTTATCAAATTTGATTTCGTTGTCGAGCAAGGTCAACGCATAAGCAAAACGCTCGAAACGTTTTTGCATAGACAGATTATAGACATCGAATGCGATCTGGTTATTGCCAGCTTTAAGCTGATCATCCAGCTCTACAGACCAATCTTTGAAGGCGTCTATATCAGCTTGAGTGAAAATATTTCGATTATAATCAAGCATTTCTACATAGCGTTCAAAAATCGCTTTAGAGAAATCGTCATCGAGACTGAAATGCTTGTAATGAGAGCGGGTGAATCGAGAGGTGACTCTCTTGCTGGCCGTTTCGTGCTGAACTTCAGGAGTGAGCACCGGCAAGTCATCTTTGTGTAGTTTGGCTTCTAGAGCCTGAGCTGATGCTGCTAGCAATAAGCTAGCAGCGATCAGGGTCACTTTTGAACGGCAATTCATGCGTAGGAGTATCTCCCTTATGCGCGCAAGTGCTCCGCTTTTACAACCATTTGTAGGCCGTTAGCAAGTTGAACACGTACATCATCCTTATTGATTTCAACAATGGTCGCTGCCATGTTACCTTTGCCCATGTTCACATTTACTGCGTTGCCTACGGTGATTTCGTCAGCGTTTAGCGCGCGTGTTTCTACAGGCTGAGTTGGTTTCTGTGCTTTAGGTTTATTAGTACGACGAGGCTGTTGAGGCTTTTTAGCCGCAGGTTTTGCTTTCGCCTTACCCTCTTCACGAGCTTTCTGTGCTTGTTCTTTACGACGAGCTTGAACTTTCGCTTTGCTTTCTGCAAGTGTTGCTTTAGCGTGTTCTACGTGTTCTTCTTCTAGCTCACCACATGGGTTGCCGTCTAAATCTACACGTACCGCACCTGGTTTTACACCATGTAGGTAACGCCATGATGAAGTGTACTGTCTTAACGCTGCACGAAGCTGAGTTTTGCTTACTTTTTCGTCTTCATTTAGACGTTCCGCAAGATCTTGAAAAATACCAATTTTCAGAGGTTTTGCTTCACCTTCTAAAGTAAAGCACTTAGGGAAACATTCAGCAATATATGCGATAACTTCTTTGCTGTTTTTTAACTTTTCAGTCATGAGGGTTCCTGGTTTGAGCGGCTTTCCGCAGAGCATTAAGAAAAAATATTCTCGTATTATAGTGAGATGCCAACGAAAAACCACACTCGTGGACGAATTTATGCGTTGTTCGCGTGTGAATTAAGCAGCTTTTCTACTTCAGACATAAAATGAGTAAGCCCTGCTTCATCCGTTTCATTGAATCGGCCAATACTTGGGCTATCGATATCTAACACTCCGGCTACTTTTCCGTTAATCGTAAACGGAATCACAATTTCAGAATTACTTGCCGCATCACAAGCAATATGGCCTTCAAACGCATGTACGTCGTATACTCTTTGTATGGTGTTAGTTTTTGCTGCGGTACCACAGACTCCACGCCCCATCGGGATGCGAACACAAGCTGGCTTACCTTGGAACGGACCTAGAACCAGTTCGTCCCCTTTAGTAAGGTAAAAGCCTGCCCAGTTGAGATCTTCTAGTTCCATAAATAGAAGTGAGCTCAGGTTTGCCAAGTTGGCAATAAAATCTGGCTCTGACTCAATGAGTGCTGCGGCTTGCTTGGTTAGTCTTTGATACTGTTCTATGTTCATATTAACTTCCTACTAATTTATAACGCTTCCATTCTTATGGGTTAACGCTAAAATGCTGACCTACTTTATAATAGGACTTATTCTCAATTACAATGATTAAGAAAGATGACACTATTAGCCGTTCTTGGTTGATAACACAAGTAAAAAAGCACAAGTCCAAGCTAATTCTAGCGAACTTGATTGCTGTTTTGGCAACTTTGATTAGTGTTCCAATCCCTCTTCTTATGCCACTGATGGTGGATGAAGTCTTATTGGATCAACCCGCCAATGGCATAGCTGCTATGAATGCTGTTCTTCCAGCAGCGTGGCACACTCCTACTGGCTATATTTTCTTTACGCTGTTTTTGGTCGTGCTTATGCGCGCAGCCAGTCAAGCGCTCAACATCGTTCAAAGCCGTCAATTCACGCTGGTATCGAAGACGATTACCTTCGAAATGCGCAGCAAGATGATCGACAAACTAGGCCGAATCAGTATTCGCCAGTACGAGACGAAAGGCAGTGGCGGTATCAACGCTCACTTGATCACTGATATTGAAACCATTGACCAGTTCATCGGCTCTACTCTGGCGAAGTTTGTCGTTAGTTTACTGACCGTTATAGGAACTGCAATCGTTCTTCTTTGGCTAGACTGGCGATTAGGTTTATTTATCTTGCTGGTTAACCCTGTCGTTATCTATTTCTCTCGTAAACTCGGTAGCATGGTCAAGCACCTGAAGCGTAAAGAAAACCACTCGTTTGAGCTGTTTCAAACGCGCCTGGTCGAAACGTTAGATGGTATTTATCAGCTTCGTGCCGCCAATAAAGAGAGAGAATTTCTTCAGCAACTGAAAAACAGTGCCGATCAAGTTCGTGTCGATGCAGATAAATACGCCTGGCAATCTGAAGCGGCAGGTCGTGTATCTTTCTTACTGTTCCTAATTGGTTTTGAGTTATTCCGTGCAGTGGCCATGTTGATGGTGCTGTTTAGTGACCTGACTATTGGCCAAATTTTTGCGGTGTTTGGCTATTTGTGGTTTATGTTGTCCCCTGTTCAGGAGCTGCTTGGTATCCAGTTCTCCTGGTACAGTGCCAAAGCAGCATTAAAACGCATTAACGATCTGCTTCTGCTGGAAGAAGAACATCGACCGCCGTCAAAAGTGAACCCTTTCACCGATGATCGCGAAGTGGATGTGAAAGTAGAGAACGTCAATTTCTCTTACAACAGCGAGCACAATGTGCTGGACAACCTCTCTTTGCATATTCCTGCAGGTAAGAAAGTGGCTTTGGTCGGCGCAAGTGGCGGTGGTAAGTCGACATTAATTCAGCTACTGATTGGCGTATATCAGCAAAATTCCGGACACGTTCGTTACAATGATGAGCTCACGCAGGATATAGGCTTTGACGTGATTCGTGATAAAATTGCCGTGGTATTACAGCAACCTATATTATTTAACGATACCTTAAGGCATAATCTGACTCTCGGTGGTAACTTCGATGAGATGTCATTATGGCGTGCGTTAGATGTCGCTCAGCTACAAGATGTCATTTCTCAGTTAAACCACGGATTAGATACACAAATTGGCCGCAATGGTATTCGATTATCAGGCGGACAACGTCAGCGCCTCGCGATAGCCAGAATGGTATTGAGTAACCCTCAATTTGTTATTTTGGATGAAGCAACGTCTGCGTTAGATACAGCGACAGAAGCTGCTCTGCACAAGGCGTTAACAGAATTCTTGCGGGGCAGGACAACCTTAATTGTCGCGCATCGTCTGTCTGCTGTGAAACAAGCCGATTTGATCTATGTGCTTGAAGATGGAAAAGTAACACAAACCGGGACCCATGGAGAGTTAGTTGAGCAGGAAGGCTTATATCAAACCTTATATGGTGGCATTCAGTCCCACGCTTAAAACATTCTGTTCAGAGAGGTCGTTGTGATGGCCTCTCTGTCTAAGCACGCCATGAAACCTAACCGAGTCCGCTTGTGTCAGGGTTGCGAACTTCCTGTCGATATTGTCGAGTTACCACAAGGTAGACATGCCTACTGCCCTCGTTGCGGTACACAATTGTATCGTGGTGGACAGCACAGTTTATCTGGCAATTTAGCCATCGCTGTAACGTGTATCCTGTTATTTATTCCGTCCCACTTTTTTAATTTCATCAGTATCAGGCTGTTTGGCGTTATGATTCCGGCAACCTTACCGTCGGGAATGATTACCTTGATGGAAGAAGGCTTCGTGCTTCTTTCGCTACTGATCCTTTTCTGTAGCTCTATCGCGCCACTTACCGTTTGTGTTTCTGTCGTCACGGCCCATATTTCAATCCATAAGCGTTGGTTTAATGGGCTGCGTGTTTCTCTTTGGCTGATCCAGCACCTTAAACATTGGGTAATGCTGGATGTATTTTTGGTCAGTATCGCCGTAGCCTGCTTCAAACTGCAGGACTATTCCGACATTTTTGTTGGTCCGGGTTTAATTGGCCTTGGCTTATTGCAGATATTTACTGTACTTCTGGTTTCCCGAATCAGCGTGCGTCGCTACTGGGAAGTGTGGCAACCAGAGGCCACTTACCAGTTTGAACACAAAGATGTGCACTGCCATGAATGTCACTTGTCGCAACCTGAGAATGACTCATGTCACCGTTGCCAGCACGAGCTTTACCATCGTAAGCCGCATTCAATTCAAAAAACATGGGCTTACCTGATTGCCGCAACCGTAGCGATTTTCCCGGCTAACCTGATCCCTATTTCAATTTTGATAACCAATGGCCAGCGCCTTGAAGACACTATTTTTTCCGGCGTTGCGTCATTGATAAACAGCGGTATGTACGGCATTGCGGCAATTATTTTTGTCGCCAGTATTGTTGTGCCCGTGGTCAAAATTCTCAGCCTTGCCTACATCATGCTGTGCATCAAATTCAGACGTACGGTGTTCAGGCGACAAAGAATGATGATTTACTTCGCAGTAAAATGGATCGGTAAGTGGTCTGTCATGGATTTGTTTGTTATTTCTATCATGATGACCTTGATTGATCGTGGTCAGATACTCGACTTCACACCGGGGCTTGGCGCAGTAGCCTTCGGTTTAGTCGTGGTGTTTACTATGCTAGCAGCAGACAGTATCGACCCAAGGTTAATCTGGGACCAGCCCCAAAAACAATCAGAAAAAGAGTCAATGAATGAGTGATCAGAACAGTTCTCAAACGTCATACGTGCCAGACATTAAGAGGAGTAAAGGCATATCTCCCCTATGGCTGCTGCCGATTTTGACAATGGTTTTAGCCGGCTGGCTGGTGGTGAAATCGATACACGATGCTGGTCAGCGCATTCAAATCTACTTTTCCGATGCAGCAGGCTTAGTGGCTGGAAGAACCACCATCCGTTATCAAGGTATGGAAATCGGTATGGTTCGTGACATTAACCTGACCGAAGATTTGGGCAGCATCTACGTTGATGCCGACATCTACCCTGAAGCCATCAAACTGCTGAATGAGAACACCCGTTTTTGGCTTGTAAAACCAACCGCCAGCCTCAGTGGCATCTCCGGCTTGGACGCGCTCGTTTCTGGTAACTACATTTCTATTCAACCAGGCGACAGTGACGAGTTAGAAACCGTTTTTCATGCCCTCGACACTGTTCCCACGGACCTACGTGTGACTCAAGGTTTGAACATCAAACTGACTAGCCGGGATTTGGGTGGCGTCTCGATTGGGTCTCAAATCGTTTATAAGAAGATCCCTATTGGCGCGGTATACAGCTATCAGTTGGATGATGATGCTAAATCCATCACCATTCAGGCAAACATTCAGGAACAATATCGTCATATCATTAACGATCGCAGTCGTTTCTGGAACGTAAGTGGCATTGGAGCAAACATTGGCTTTGGTGGTGTCGACGTTCGCTTAGAGAGTATGAGTGCCCTTATTGGCGGCGCTATCGCCGTGGATTCGCCTGATGACGGTGAACCTGTCGGTGAAAATACTCAGTTCCGTTTATATAAAGATTTGAAAACCGCGGGACGAGGCATTGCCGTTAAAATTGTACTACCCGATGACAATAAAGTGAGTGCTGAAGGTGCTCCTATCATGTATCGCGGACTCGAAATTGGTCAGGTGACGGACTTAAACCTTTCTGAAGGCCGTGAAGTCATCATCGCCTCGGCGGCTGTACAGCCTGCATTCAGTGACATGCTGACAACCGGAACTCGATTTGTTTTGGAAGAGGCGAAGGTTTCCCTTTCCGGCGTCGAAAATATCGCCAACCTGGTGCGCGGTAACTACCTAACGATTGTTCCCGGTGAAGGCGAACGCTCTCGTCAGTTCACCGCTATCCGTAAAAATGTATTCAATCAGCAACAAGAAAAATCGATAGCGATTAGGCTAACTTCTGATAATTCATTTGGCTTGGACAGTGGCGCAAATGTGCTCTACAAAGGCATTGTAGTTGGCTCAATTATTAAAGTTGGGTTAGTCGAGGAAGGCCAGCAAGCGCAACATGAAGTCTATATGGATGTACTCATTGACCATGAGTACAAGCACTTGCTCAAATCGAACAACCGATTCTACGTCACAGGCAGTGCTTCGGCTGAGCTGACCGAGTCTGGGCTAAGCGTTACCGTACCACCTGCCAAACAGCTACTGACAGGCTCTATCAGTTTTGTCAGCGCAGGCGCAGCGAGTATTCAGAACGAATATCAACTGTTCCAAAGTGAATCGTTAGCAGAACTGGCGCAAAACAACCGCCGCGGTTCTCAAGTTCTTACCCTATTTGCGCCTGAATTACCTTCGGTTTCAAAAGGCAGTCCTCTACTCTACCGCAATCTACCGGTGGGTAGCGTCTCGGATTTTCATTTGGTTGATGGCGGCGTGGTTATACAGGTGAGCATTGAAAATCGCTTTGCTCACCTTTTGACCTCTCAAACGGTTTTCTGGAACCGTTCAGGTATTGAGATTGATGCATCCCTAGCAGGCGTGAGTGTTAAAGCTCATCCTTTAAAATCGCTCATCCAAGGTGGCATCGCCTTTGATTCTGTTCCCGGCGTTGAAAACAAAATCGGTGACCGCTGGAAGCTCTATGAGGATCAAAAAACCGCACGCAAATTCGGTCGTGTTATATCTCTGACAACGGACGGCACTCAAGAAGTGGTGAAAGGCATGCCTATCACTTACCAAGGTGTGACTGTGGGTGAAGTGACCCTTGTAGTGCCAGACTTCAGACGCAATTTGGTCGAAGTAACGGCGCGTATTTTACCTGAGTACGTATCTGACATTGCCGTCGAAGGTTCTCGCTTTTGGCTTACTGAGCCAGAAATTGGCCTTGGTGGGGTGAAAAACCTTGGCGCGTTGGTTTCGAAATCGATCAGTGTGAAACCAGGTAAAGGTAACGGTGCTTTTAGTTTCAAATTAGAGAAACAATTTGATCAAGTCCATGGTGTGATGTTCACACTTCAAAGTGAACAACGCGGTTCAGTACAAGCTGGAACGCCAATTTTGTATCGTCAAATGGAAGTTGGTCAGGTGACCGATGTTCGCTTGGGCGAATTCGCCGATCGCATTGTCACAACAATCAAACTAAAACCGGAGTATGCCTACCTTGTGCGCCAGAACAGTGTGTTCTGGAACGTATCAGGCGTCGATGTCTCGATAGGTCTTACTGGTGCCAATATCAAAGCGGGAACCATTGATAGTATTGTGCGTGGCGGAATCGCCTTTTCGACACCGGAACAATCGCAAATTCTGCCTGCTGCTAAAAATGGCCAAACCTTCTTCCTCTACCCTCAGGCAGAAGAGAGTTGGCTGCAATGGCGAACAGCAATTCCTAAGCCATAGCTAACATTCCTATGCTACAGTTTTAAGGCAATAAAAGAGCAGCACTGGCTGCTCTTTTTTAATCCCCCACGTTCGGTGGCTATTCGTTTCTGCGCGACTTTCGTATATTATTTGCGGCAAATTCTGCAAACGAGATTCCACATTGCATCCTAATGTATACATCCCAGACGCGTTTCTGGAAAAAATCCAAACCATCCTACCTACTGGCCTTAACATGGAAGACTTTGTTTCTTCCTGTCAAAAGCCATTACGTAAAAGTATTCGCGTCAACACACTAAAGATAAGTGTCGAAGCGTTTATCCAACGAGCAGAAGAAAAAGGCTGGAAACTTTCACCTGTACCTTGGTGCGAGAGTGGTTTTTGGATTGACGCAGATGAGTCACAAGTACCATTAGGAAATACTGCAGAGCACATGTCTGGATTATTCTACATTCAGGAAGCTAGCTCAATGATGCCCGTGTCTGCCCTATTCATGAACGACGAGGCTTATCATGCTGTTCTTGATACCGCAGCGGCTCCGGGATCAAAAACGACACAGATCGCAGCGCTAATGAACAATGAAGGCGTCCTCGTTGCGAATGAGTACGCTGCAAGCCGTGTAAAAGTTCTGCATGCAAACATTGAACGTTGCGGTGTCCGTAACGCCGCGCTCAGTAACTTTGATGGCCGAGTATTCGGAGGCTGGCTACCAGAACAATTCGATGCGGTTTTACTGGATGCACCGTGCTCTGGCGAAGGTACTCTTCGAAAAGACGAAGACGCAATGAAAAACTGGTCACAAGAATCGGTTTTAGACATTGCGGATACACAGAAAGATCTCATTGAAAGTGCCTTTCACTCATTGAAACCCGGCGGTGTCCTGGTTTATTCCACCTGCACTTTAAGCACAGAAGAAAACCAGCAAGTCTGTCATCATTTAAAAAACACTTTTGGTGACGCTGTAGAGTTTGAAAGTCTGGAAAATTTGTTTGAAGATGCCAAAGCCGCTCTTACCGAAGATGGCTTTTTACATATCTTCCCTCAGGTTTACGACTGTGAAGGTTTTTTTGTCGCCCGCATTCGTAAGCACGCTTCGGTGGAAGCGCCAAAGGTGAAAAAGCGCATGGGTAAATTCCCATTTAGCAAAGCATCGAAAAAAGAGTCTGCTGAGATTGCTAATCAGCTTCACAAAGCATTGGACGTTGAGCTTCCAGATGACGGTGCGGTTTGGCTACGCGAAAAGGACGTTTGGTTATTCCCTAATGCACTTGAGCCAATGATTGGTGAGCTGCGTTTCTCGCGGATGGGGATAAAAATCGCTGAAGCACACAAAAATGGTTACCGTTGGCAGCATCAGGTTGCGACCGCTCTGGCCACAGGTAAAGAAACCAATGCTATCGAGCTGACAATAGATGAAGCTCGCGAGTGGTATATGGGACGTGACGTTCGCCCACAAACTGTTCCTGAGGGTGCAAAGACTGGCAAAGGCGAAGTGTTTGTCAAATATCAAGGAGCCATCATTGGCTTAGGAAAATGGGTCAGCAATCGTATTAAAAACGGCCTACCCAGAGAATTAGTACGAGATAAAAACTTATTTTAATATTTTTTATCTCGTCACAA
This window contains:
- the rsmF gene encoding 16S rRNA (cytosine(1407)-C(5))-methyltransferase RsmF, giving the protein MHPNVYIPDAFLEKIQTILPTGLNMEDFVSSCQKPLRKSIRVNTLKISVEAFIQRAEEKGWKLSPVPWCESGFWIDADESQVPLGNTAEHMSGLFYIQEASSMMPVSALFMNDEAYHAVLDTAAAPGSKTTQIAALMNNEGVLVANEYAASRVKVLHANIERCGVRNAALSNFDGRVFGGWLPEQFDAVLLDAPCSGEGTLRKDEDAMKNWSQESVLDIADTQKDLIESAFHSLKPGGVLVYSTCTLSTEENQQVCHHLKNTFGDAVEFESLENLFEDAKAALTEDGFLHIFPQVYDCEGFFVARIRKHASVEAPKVKKRMGKFPFSKASKKESAEIANQLHKALDVELPDDGAVWLREKDVWLFPNALEPMIGELRFSRMGIKIAEAHKNGYRWQHQVATALATGKETNAIELTIDEAREWYMGRDVRPQTVPEGAKTGKGEVFVKYQGAIIGLGKWVSNRIKNGLPRELVRDKNLF